One window of Paenibacillus sp. FSL K6-3182 genomic DNA carries:
- the ccpA gene encoding catabolite control protein A, whose translation MTVTIYDVAREAGVSMATVSRVVNNNPNVKPATRKKVYEAIERLGYRPNAVARGLASKKTTTVGVVIPDISNAIFAEVARGIEDIANMYHYNIILCNADKKKDKEIRVINTLLEKQVDGLLFMGGAVTEEHLQAFKTANVPIVLCATSDESGQIPSVDINHEDAAFDAVQNLYEQGHRRIAMISGTLQDPSIGYARFQGYKRALEAAGIAYDDALVRTGNYRYESGAEAMKYFIELDERPTAVFSATDEMAIGAIHSIQDSGLRVPDDISVISVDNSRMASMVRPQLTAVAQPMYDIGAVSMRLLTKLMKKENVDQSKVVLPHEIIVRQSVGGI comes from the coding sequence GTGACGGTAACCATTTATGATGTAGCAAGAGAAGCAGGAGTATCAATGGCTACGGTTTCTCGGGTTGTGAACAATAATCCCAATGTGAAACCAGCAACACGCAAAAAAGTATATGAAGCAATAGAGCGACTAGGATATCGTCCAAATGCCGTAGCAAGGGGCTTGGCAAGTAAGAAAACAACGACGGTGGGCGTAGTTATTCCTGATATTTCAAATGCTATTTTTGCTGAAGTAGCACGCGGAATTGAAGATATCGCAAATATGTATCATTACAATATTATTTTGTGTAATGCGGATAAGAAAAAAGACAAAGAAATCCGTGTTATCAATACACTTCTTGAGAAGCAAGTAGACGGCTTGCTATTTATGGGCGGGGCAGTGACGGAAGAGCATTTGCAAGCATTTAAGACGGCTAATGTTCCGATTGTACTTTGTGCAACTTCCGATGAGAGCGGACAAATTCCGTCTGTTGACATCAACCACGAGGATGCTGCGTTCGATGCTGTACAAAACTTGTATGAGCAAGGACATAGAAGAATTGCAATGATCAGCGGAACACTGCAAGATCCATCCATTGGTTATGCAAGATTCCAAGGCTATAAGCGTGCACTTGAAGCAGCAGGTATCGCTTATGATGATGCTTTAGTTCGTACGGGCAACTACCGTTATGAATCAGGCGCAGAAGCGATGAAATATTTTATTGAGCTGGACGAGCGTCCGACAGCTGTGTTCTCCGCAACGGATGAAATGGCGATCGGCGCAATTCACAGCATTCAGGATTCCGGCTTAAGAGTACCGGATGATATATCTGTCATTAGTGTTGATAACAGCCGTATGGCATCTATGGTTCGTCCACAGCTTACAGCTGTAGCACAGCCAATGTATGATATTGGCGCGGTATCGATGCGTTTGCTGACAAAGCTGATGAAGAAAGAAAATGTAGATCAATCCAAAGTTGTGCTGCCGCATGAGATTATCGTGCGCCAATCGGTTGGAGGAATATAA